The following proteins are co-located in the Dyadobacter chenwenxiniae genome:
- a CDS encoding amidohydrolase family protein, producing the protein MMQNKKTAIINANVFDGKEILGQRTVVFQNGKFISISKEVPVDAEVIDGRGCTLLPGLIDAHVHTSEDSLRDAILFGVTTELEMQGGMTRKGRELQIKDKSNIADVRSSGMALTAPGGHPDELIPKEDGIPSFILKKMEKMTEKEKKDFVAAFEERENEDSNKIDVTIVDGAVQFVRQQIENGADYFKVMIEEGTVMNAPGLPMIKTEVLKAAVNEAHKLGKIAIAHVLTAEAAKTAIEVGVDGLAHLFIDRPSWTCELIKSIADKRIFVTPCLVLNSSIIGNSACHVAKDDRVQHKLNEDWKATMCSCFNTFPSGKMEDSFNNVKDLHDAGVDILVGTDVSVPMAHLGGLAHGVSVHHEMQLLVEAGLSPIDALRSATSVTAKRFSLTDRGSIAEGLRADLILVKGNPTENISDSLSILSVWKEGVKINLDDNANKVQ; encoded by the coding sequence ATGATGCAAAATAAAAAAACAGCAATCATCAATGCAAATGTATTTGATGGAAAGGAAATATTGGGACAAAGAACCGTCGTCTTTCAAAATGGAAAGTTCATCAGCATTTCAAAAGAAGTGCCAGTAGATGCAGAAGTTATTGACGGAAGAGGATGCACATTACTGCCCGGCTTAATAGATGCACATGTCCATACTTCGGAAGATTCGCTAAGAGATGCCATACTGTTTGGAGTAACTACCGAATTAGAAATGCAAGGTGGCATGACAAGAAAAGGTCGTGAACTGCAGATAAAAGACAAGAGTAATATTGCTGATGTTCGTTCATCAGGCATGGCTTTAACAGCACCTGGAGGACATCCAGATGAATTAATTCCGAAAGAGGATGGAATTCCTAGCTTTATCTTGAAAAAGATGGAGAAAATGACAGAGAAGGAAAAAAAAGATTTTGTTGCTGCATTTGAGGAAAGGGAAAATGAAGATAGTAATAAGATAGATGTTACAATAGTAGATGGTGCTGTGCAGTTTGTAAGACAACAAATAGAAAACGGTGCAGATTATTTCAAAGTAATGATTGAGGAAGGAACGGTTATGAATGCTCCAGGCTTGCCAATGATAAAAACTGAAGTATTGAAAGCCGCAGTGAATGAAGCACATAAGTTAGGTAAAATAGCGATAGCGCATGTTTTGACAGCTGAGGCTGCAAAAACCGCGATTGAAGTTGGTGTAGATGGCTTGGCTCATTTATTTATTGACAGACCTAGTTGGACGTGCGAATTGATTAAATCTATAGCAGACAAAAGAATTTTTGTAACGCCTTGTTTAGTGCTTAATTCTTCAATAATCGGAAATTCGGCTTGTCATGTAGCAAAAGACGACCGGGTGCAACACAAACTAAATGAAGATTGGAAAGCGACAATGTGCTCTTGTTTTAATACTTTTCCGTCAGGAAAAATGGAAGATAGTTTCAATAATGTAAAAGATTTACATGATGCAGGAGTTGATATTCTCGTAGGCACTGATGTATCGGTTCCAATGGCTCATTTAGGAGGGCTTGCGCACGGAGTGAGCGTTCATCATGAAATGCAGTTGCTAGTTGAAGCTGGTTTAAGTCCAATTGATGCTTTAAGGTCAGCAACTTCGGTTACTGCGAAAAGATTTAGTTTAACAGACAGAGGAAGTATTGCCGAAGGGTTACGAGCTGATTTGATATTAGTCAAAGGGAATCCCACAGAGAATATTTCGGATTCGCTTTCAATCCTTAGCGTATGGAAAGAGGGTGTTAAAATTAATTTGGATGACAATGCCAACAAAGTTCAATAA
- a CDS encoding helix-turn-helix domain-containing protein yields the protein MNNHLNYELIKPDRSLDDFVESFWMLQNQSDTDKEVIVLPDGRIDLIFTKSTTEATQTTLLGIGTHPDKVILTRNTTMFVVSFKLLAAEYVFKSSISKLLNNAQNLPPNYWNFDASELNDFTLFYKKSSQIIQLLLPTEIDKRKEKLFRLIYSSNGELTVKELSEKVFWSSRQINRYFNQQFGLTLKAYCNILRFRASFQHIKDGSVFPQQNFADQSHFIKEVKKLSGALPKELRNNQNDQFIQFYTLPNK from the coding sequence ATGAATAACCACTTGAATTACGAACTCATCAAACCCGACAGATCGCTTGACGACTTTGTAGAAAGTTTTTGGATGCTTCAAAATCAATCAGACACCGACAAGGAGGTGATTGTGTTACCGGACGGAAGAATTGACTTAATTTTCACAAAATCCACTACTGAGGCAACTCAAACCACCCTTTTAGGAATTGGAACCCACCCGGATAAAGTAATTCTTACAAGGAATACAACAATGTTTGTAGTTAGTTTTAAGTTACTTGCTGCAGAATATGTTTTTAAGAGCTCGATTTCCAAGTTGTTAAACAATGCTCAAAATTTACCTCCGAATTATTGGAACTTTGACGCATCTGAATTAAATGATTTTACACTTTTCTATAAAAAATCGTCTCAAATAATTCAATTGCTCTTACCCACAGAAATAGATAAAAGAAAAGAAAAACTGTTTAGATTAATCTATTCTTCAAATGGAGAACTTACTGTCAAAGAGCTTTCAGAAAAAGTATTCTGGAGCAGTAGACAAATCAACCGTTATTTTAATCAGCAATTTGGACTCACACTAAAGGCATATTGCAATATTCTTCGCTTCCGAGCTTCTTTTCAACATATCAAAGATGGCAGTGTATTTCCACAACAGAACTTTGCAGACCAATCACATTTTATCAAAGAAGTAAAAAAACTCTCCGGGGCACTGCCAAAAGAGCTGAGAAATAACCAAAATGACCAATTTATACAATTTTATACTCTGCCGAACAAATAA
- a CDS encoding SusD/RagB family nutrient-binding outer membrane lipoprotein produces MKNIKSYFLIILLLVFTGQACTSDFEEINTNPNNPVEAPITNVLGYVLEDFALYYFGPLGDMSEPSSYSGQLGKLQYIDDAKYVFTSTNINTLWTVVYRDLKNAQAIIDQADKTGSTNMKAVGLTMQAYILQVATDRWRDIPFTEAFKGDAGFITPKYDTQETIYPAIISQLKTAADLFATGGTDVLGEGDLLYGGDVKKWQKFCNSLRLRVAIRISNVSPATAKPVIEEIASSATTYPVLASNADNAMLKWSGSSPYIEPWNNNFMTRDDHGPSNILITKLKELGDPRIAVYAKPAPSDGQYRGVEVGPATSPIISLYSRIGTKFREDATGFSPFMRYSEVLFIMAEAAQKGWNVGASTAETLYKAGVTASLNENGITDGKVISTYLAGSGVKWDNTTSKLHTQKWLSLFKNGQEAWAESRRTDVPLLAAATGSPFLGHTRPPFRYPYPPTETTLNSANSASFIAEINDNFWGKKMWWDTRTGVN; encoded by the coding sequence ATGAAAAATATAAAATCTTATTTCCTGATCATTCTTCTGCTGGTATTTACCGGACAAGCCTGTACCAGCGATTTTGAAGAAATAAATACAAATCCCAACAATCCCGTTGAAGCACCTATTACAAACGTGCTTGGTTATGTGCTGGAAGATTTCGCTCTCTATTATTTCGGACCGCTCGGAGATATGAGTGAGCCATCATCTTACAGCGGCCAGCTTGGGAAATTACAATACATTGATGACGCGAAGTATGTATTTACTTCAACGAATATCAATACATTATGGACTGTTGTTTATCGTGACCTGAAAAACGCCCAGGCCATTATTGACCAGGCAGACAAAACAGGTTCTACGAACATGAAAGCAGTGGGGCTCACCATGCAGGCTTATATTTTGCAGGTAGCCACAGACCGCTGGAGAGATATTCCTTTTACCGAAGCTTTTAAAGGTGACGCTGGTTTTATCACACCAAAATATGACACGCAGGAAACAATTTATCCGGCTATCATTTCACAATTAAAAACGGCAGCAGATCTGTTCGCAACAGGAGGAACGGACGTATTGGGAGAAGGAGACTTGCTGTACGGAGGTGACGTAAAAAAATGGCAGAAATTCTGTAATTCTCTTCGTTTGCGGGTTGCAATCCGTATATCAAACGTGAGCCCTGCCACTGCCAAGCCGGTAATTGAAGAAATCGCTTCCTCGGCTACCACTTATCCTGTACTGGCCAGCAACGCCGATAATGCGATGTTAAAATGGTCGGGATCAAGCCCATATATTGAACCGTGGAACAACAATTTTATGACACGTGACGATCATGGCCCGAGTAATATATTGATCACTAAACTGAAAGAACTGGGCGATCCAAGAATAGCAGTTTATGCCAAACCGGCACCAAGTGATGGCCAGTACAGAGGTGTTGAAGTGGGCCCTGCTACTTCTCCGATCATTTCCCTTTATTCCCGTATTGGCACTAAGTTCCGTGAAGATGCAACCGGCTTTTCTCCCTTCATGCGATATAGCGAAGTGCTTTTCATTATGGCAGAAGCAGCACAAAAAGGATGGAATGTAGGCGCAAGTACTGCCGAAACCTTATACAAAGCTGGTGTAACCGCTTCGCTGAATGAAAACGGCATTACAGACGGTAAGGTTATCAGTACGTACCTGGCAGGTTCAGGAGTAAAATGGGACAATACCACCAGCAAACTGCACACGCAAAAATGGCTTTCGTTATTTAAAAACGGACAGGAAGCATGGGCAGAATCGAGACGTACAGATGTGCCATTATTAGCTGCTGCTACCGGATCTCCTTTCCTAGGGCATACGCGCCCACCGTTCCGTTATCCATATCCACCAACAGAAACAACGCTTAATTCAGCCAATAGCGCATCGTTTATCGCTGAAATCAATGACAATTTCTGGGGAAAGAAAATGTGGTGGGATACACGTACGGGTGTTAATTAA
- a CDS encoding NAD(P)-dependent alcohol dehydrogenase, with product MIAAKGYAAQTAESPLAPWQFERRDIGAHDVQIEILYCGVCHTDIHLIRNEWFPGIFPMVPGHEIVGRISAVGAHAKKFGIGDLGGVGVMVDSCRECQDCKNGQEQFCTVAPVQTYNNLGHDGLPVYGGYSNTIIVNEDFVHHISDKLDLAGVAPLLCAGITTYSPLKRWNVGKGHKLAVVGLGGLGHMAVKFGNALGAEVTVLSTSPGKQEAAMQLGASHFIISRDEAQMKTAFKTFDFVLDTVSGNSDVNPYLSILKTNGIYVNVGMPAKPWEVSSFSLATGNKVIAGSGAGGLPETQQMLDFCAEHGIVSDIELIDIKDIHAAYDRMQKGDVRYRFVIDMKTL from the coding sequence ATGATAGCAGCAAAAGGATACGCCGCGCAAACGGCAGAAAGCCCACTAGCGCCCTGGCAATTTGAAAGACGCGACATTGGCGCGCATGACGTACAGATCGAAATTCTGTACTGCGGGGTTTGTCATACCGACATTCACCTGATCCGTAACGAATGGTTTCCCGGTATCTTTCCAATGGTTCCCGGCCATGAGATCGTAGGACGTATCAGCGCTGTCGGCGCTCATGCCAAAAAGTTCGGCATCGGTGATTTAGGCGGTGTAGGCGTGATGGTCGATTCGTGCCGCGAGTGCCAGGATTGTAAGAACGGGCAGGAGCAGTTTTGCACCGTTGCCCCTGTTCAAACCTACAATAACCTGGGCCACGACGGCCTGCCCGTCTATGGAGGGTATTCGAACACCATCATAGTTAACGAAGACTTTGTCCATCACATCTCTGATAAACTCGACCTGGCAGGGGTCGCACCATTGCTTTGTGCCGGTATAACGACCTACTCGCCGCTAAAAAGGTGGAACGTGGGCAAAGGCCATAAGCTTGCTGTTGTTGGTTTAGGAGGACTGGGACACATGGCGGTCAAATTTGGTAATGCCTTAGGTGCCGAAGTGACGGTGCTGAGCACTTCTCCGGGCAAGCAGGAAGCTGCAATGCAGCTCGGCGCATCCCACTTTATTATTTCCCGGGACGAGGCGCAGATGAAAACCGCATTTAAAACATTCGATTTTGTGCTGGACACAGTCTCTGGCAACAGCGATGTGAACCCTTATCTGAGCATACTAAAAACCAATGGTATTTACGTAAATGTCGGTATGCCGGCCAAACCCTGGGAGGTGAGCTCTTTCTCGCTCGCTACGGGCAACAAGGTCATTGCCGGTTCCGGTGCCGGAGGCTTGCCCGAAACACAGCAAATGCTGGATTTCTGTGCAGAACATGGAATTGTTTCTGACATTGAGCTGATCGACATCAAAGATATCCATGCCGCATACGACCGGATGCAAAAAGGCGATGTCCGATATCGTTTTGTCATTGACATGAAAACCTTGTAA
- a CDS encoding TonB-dependent receptor, with the protein MRIFFLLFMLLLIDETGYGQGFSFSGTVKNGDGNALSFVSVSLKNTKYETASDADGTFRLINIPAGDYKLVVSHVGFKTFEKDIKITSRNVVEDVVLISDTKDLDEVLVKTEKQSRVQEMKPITISSVEIKNVVSQNVLITDIIDRLSGVRIRRSSSLGEPSDISINGLRGNAVRVYIDGLPMEFIYPNFDISTLPIGNLKRIDVYKGVLPVDVGTDALGGGINLVTEQKSYNSLRASYNVGSYNTHLGDFALGLANKKNYFLNVTGAVNYSDNSYRMDARIFENGNRIERVKRFHDQYRIFFGGITIGTHSKPWADELKLSVNVSGGNKELQNGARVSGTAFGEAKYKAENLTAVLKYEKSLWKQRALFSTAANYSSQTLNYVDTTTNVYSWSGKVIGRKESPGEYYEANSDTYIHGWINRSSFTFKISPDHKLLFSNLYAKQKLTGIDYLEADPMEDYLRIPQFLTKNVAGVQYEGLFMNRLTFSAATKRYDYILDGAENNTFELVKKKDGIWGWNTALKYDIAEGFFTRASFEKGYLIPQFAQFVGNGADIVRNTDLLPESSDNLNIGVVISKPVTKILSITTNINGFYRSQHDIIFIGNGVIRRYDNADQVRTLGVEGDVALTFKNAFSLKTNLTFLRKTFTKMKLAESQFLVGTDFPNNPNFYGNSELSWQKPGLLKTDDRFRAYLFYNYIAPFNHITVGKGNSIKNTPEAYVPVQHRLDAGFSYKFAKRGLIASLNVINVFNAKLFDNYLVPRAGTNFNVKLIYEISRF; encoded by the coding sequence ATGAGAATATTTTTCCTCCTCTTTATGTTGCTGCTTATTGATGAAACTGGATATGGCCAAGGGTTTTCCTTTTCTGGAACAGTCAAAAACGGCGATGGCAATGCTTTGTCTTTTGTTTCTGTCTCTTTGAAAAATACCAAATATGAGACTGCGTCAGATGCGGATGGTACATTCCGGCTCATAAATATTCCGGCAGGAGATTACAAACTGGTTGTAAGCCACGTAGGTTTTAAAACGTTTGAAAAAGATATAAAAATCACTAGCCGTAATGTGGTTGAAGATGTCGTATTGATTAGTGATACCAAAGATCTTGATGAGGTTTTGGTAAAAACTGAAAAGCAAAGCCGCGTACAGGAAATGAAGCCGATCACCATCAGCAGCGTGGAGATCAAGAATGTGGTGAGCCAGAATGTACTGATCACCGACATCATCGACCGGCTTTCGGGTGTGCGCATCCGGCGTTCAAGCTCACTTGGGGAGCCTTCAGATATTTCGATTAACGGTTTACGTGGCAATGCAGTGCGGGTCTACATTGATGGTCTGCCGATGGAATTCATTTATCCCAACTTCGATATTTCGACTTTGCCGATCGGAAACCTGAAACGGATCGATGTATATAAAGGCGTATTGCCGGTCGACGTTGGTACTGATGCGTTAGGCGGCGGTATTAATCTGGTAACCGAGCAGAAATCGTACAATTCGCTTCGCGCTTCTTACAATGTCGGCTCTTACAATACGCATTTGGGCGATTTTGCATTGGGGCTGGCCAATAAGAAAAATTACTTCCTGAATGTTACAGGCGCTGTCAATTACTCCGATAACAGTTACAGAATGGACGCCAGGATTTTTGAAAATGGTAACCGTATCGAACGCGTCAAGCGCTTCCACGACCAGTATAGGATCTTTTTTGGCGGGATAACCATCGGTACCCACAGTAAGCCCTGGGCCGACGAACTGAAACTTTCAGTGAACGTTTCGGGCGGAAACAAAGAATTGCAAAACGGCGCCAGGGTAAGCGGGACTGCTTTCGGAGAGGCGAAGTATAAGGCCGAAAACCTGACGGCGGTTTTAAAATATGAAAAGTCACTCTGGAAACAGCGGGCGCTGTTTTCCACAGCCGCTAATTACAGCAGTCAGACTTTGAATTATGTGGATACGACCACGAATGTGTACAGCTGGAGTGGAAAAGTGATTGGCAGAAAGGAGAGCCCGGGCGAATATTACGAAGCCAATTCGGATACTTACATCCATGGCTGGATCAATCGGAGCAGTTTTACCTTTAAAATAAGCCCGGATCACAAACTGCTTTTCTCGAATTTATATGCCAAACAAAAGCTGACCGGCATCGATTATCTGGAAGCCGATCCCATGGAGGATTACCTGCGCATTCCTCAGTTTCTGACCAAAAATGTGGCCGGAGTGCAGTATGAGGGCTTGTTTATGAACAGGTTAACTTTTTCAGCTGCCACTAAAAGGTACGATTATATTCTCGATGGTGCCGAAAACAACACATTTGAGCTAGTTAAAAAGAAGGACGGCATATGGGGCTGGAATACGGCATTGAAGTATGATATAGCCGAAGGTTTTTTCACCCGCGCATCTTTTGAGAAAGGTTACCTGATCCCGCAGTTTGCCCAGTTCGTAGGCAACGGCGCAGATATCGTCCGCAATACAGACCTGTTGCCGGAAAGCAGCGATAACCTCAATATTGGTGTTGTAATCAGCAAGCCGGTCACCAAAATTTTAAGCATTACGACGAACATTAACGGGTTTTACCGGAGCCAGCACGACATTATTTTCATAGGAAATGGCGTGATCAGAAGATACGACAATGCGGACCAGGTGCGGACGCTGGGCGTGGAGGGTGACGTGGCACTGACCTTCAAAAATGCATTCAGCCTGAAAACGAACCTGACTTTCCTGCGCAAAACTTTCACAAAAATGAAGCTGGCGGAAAGTCAGTTCCTGGTCGGCACCGACTTTCCAAACAACCCCAATTTTTATGGTAACTCGGAGTTATCATGGCAAAAACCGGGATTATTGAAAACCGACGATCGTTTCCGGGCTTACTTGTTTTACAACTACATCGCGCCGTTTAACCACATCACCGTCGGCAAAGGCAACAGTATCAAAAATACGCCGGAAGCTTACGTGCCCGTTCAGCATCGCCTGGATGCGGGTTTCTCCTATAAGTTCGCAAAACGCGGCCTAATCGCTTCCCTGAATGTCATTAATGTCTTCAACGCCAAGCTTTTTGATAACTACCTGGTGCCACGCGCCGGGACGAATTTCAATGTAAAGCTCATTTACGAGATTTCGCGCTTTTAG
- a CDS encoding helix-turn-helix domain-containing protein, with protein MNKPYLINSISEQHRLLGLAKPKHPLISVFRHKDAAYDNLTELQHFTLNFYCISIKKDYDGKLKYGHKHYDFDEGMMAFISPAQLLMKLSPGTKPPGGMTLMFHPDFIANTPLAAKIRNFHFFSYELHEALHLSEQEEARIEDIFSNIESEYQSSIDNFSQDVMIAQIELLLQYSSRFYARQFITRKIANDEILTRLENVLDQFWDQHKGLPTVQQIAKELNLSADYLSDMLRITSGQTAQQHIQAKVIEKAKQLLTTTNLQVSEIAYQMGFEYPQSFHKLFKNKTNMSPTEYRTSFN; from the coding sequence GTGAACAAGCCATATCTTATCAATTCCATATCCGAGCAGCACCGACTGCTCGGATTGGCCAAGCCCAAACATCCGCTGATCAGCGTCTTCCGCCATAAAGATGCTGCGTACGACAATTTGACCGAATTGCAGCACTTCACGCTGAATTTCTACTGCATCTCCATCAAGAAAGATTATGATGGCAAGTTGAAATACGGGCACAAGCATTATGACTTTGATGAAGGGATGATGGCATTTATCTCTCCTGCTCAACTGCTGATGAAACTAAGCCCCGGAACAAAACCTCCAGGTGGTATGACCTTAATGTTTCATCCGGATTTTATCGCTAATACGCCCCTGGCTGCCAAGATTCGAAACTTTCATTTTTTCTCATACGAGCTCCATGAAGCCCTGCATTTGTCTGAGCAGGAAGAAGCTAGGATTGAGGATATATTCTCCAACATAGAAAGCGAATATCAAAGCAGTATCGACAATTTCAGCCAGGACGTGATGATTGCCCAGATTGAGCTTTTGCTACAATATAGCAGCAGGTTCTATGCCCGTCAGTTTATCACCCGCAAGATTGCCAATGATGAGATACTTACCCGACTCGAAAACGTACTTGACCAGTTTTGGGATCAGCACAAAGGATTGCCAACGGTACAGCAAATAGCGAAGGAATTAAACTTGTCCGCTGATTATTTAAGCGATATGCTGCGTATTACGTCTGGCCAGACAGCTCAGCAACATATCCAGGCCAAAGTGATTGAAAAGGCCAAACAGTTGTTGACAACGACCAACTTACAGGTAAGTGAGATCGCTTACCAAATGGGATTTGAATATCCTCAATCCTTTCACAAGCTATTCAAGAACAAGACCAACATGTCGCCGACGGAATACCGAACCAGTTTCAATTAG
- a CDS encoding PepSY-associated TM helix domain-containing protein: MKKLKGLSPRLYNITFNTHTVSGIVISFGLYVIFFAGAFSLFKDEFYQWENPAARQTLVHPVDYDQMLSSLKKSNPQFDFSEDITIVTESAERPLVKVYGHLTVPKGKPEQHYYTTYFPATGQFFKDEKTTVGETLYRLHFFDQIPFIGRYLSGFVALFFAFAVITGVMIHWQNMLTKFHGFSLKGSLKNIWTNAHTVFGLLGLPFQLMYAITGAYYMLSFLVLLPVVMVFYDGNQEKAINDIFSERAMEVSETSPFTTKNLGVTGILEKVKNENPELDLRYLQIKHYDREDGIVSASLENSKTFAGDGSVAVRLKDGALISDKLPGKKTYAESVLFGISRLHFATFGGLALKAIYFLLALFTCFVIISGVLLWKEARNKKSYTDKQKQFHHRVTMWYLAISFGLFPATAILFSAELLIPNVENHVFLVRAVFFVSWLALSIAGLLLKTESGMTWFYLLVGGLFSVLVPLANGFVTGDWIFNAWSMGLYYTALTDAFWAGTGVISLILATSIRRSFKRSSGEFGDDTKPHGNVTKHLHRI, from the coding sequence ATGAAGAAACTAAAAGGTTTATCGCCGCGACTCTACAACATTACTTTTAACACCCACACCGTTTCGGGCATTGTCATCAGCTTTGGGCTGTACGTAATATTTTTTGCCGGCGCATTTTCGCTCTTTAAAGATGAATTTTACCAATGGGAAAATCCGGCAGCACGGCAAACATTGGTACACCCGGTTGACTATGATCAAATGCTAAGCAGCCTGAAAAAATCCAACCCCCAATTTGATTTTTCAGAAGATATTACCATCGTCACAGAATCCGCGGAAAGACCTCTGGTCAAGGTTTACGGGCATTTAACTGTACCCAAAGGCAAACCCGAGCAACATTACTACACGACCTATTTTCCGGCGACCGGTCAATTTTTCAAGGACGAAAAAACCACGGTCGGAGAAACGTTATACCGGTTGCATTTTTTTGACCAGATCCCGTTTATAGGCAGGTATCTTTCCGGCTTCGTGGCTCTGTTCTTTGCTTTCGCGGTGATTACGGGTGTAATGATCCACTGGCAAAATATGCTTACCAAATTTCACGGCTTTTCGCTCAAAGGGTCATTGAAAAATATCTGGACCAATGCGCACACTGTCTTTGGTTTACTGGGACTGCCTTTCCAGCTGATGTATGCGATTACCGGGGCTTACTATATGCTGTCATTTCTGGTTTTGCTTCCGGTGGTGATGGTGTTCTACGACGGCAATCAGGAGAAAGCGATCAATGATATTTTTTCGGAGCGCGCCATGGAAGTGAGTGAAACATCTCCTTTTACCACAAAGAATCTAGGGGTAACAGGCATTCTCGAAAAAGTAAAAAATGAAAATCCGGAGTTGGATTTACGTTACTTGCAGATCAAACATTATGACCGGGAAGACGGTATCGTTTCGGCTTCGCTGGAAAACAGCAAAACTTTCGCGGGCGACGGCTCAGTGGCGGTAAGGCTGAAAGATGGAGCATTGATCTCCGACAAATTACCAGGCAAAAAGACTTACGCTGAATCCGTATTATTCGGAATATCCCGACTGCATTTCGCTACTTTCGGAGGGCTTGCTTTGAAGGCAATCTATTTTCTGTTAGCTCTGTTTACCTGTTTCGTTATCATTAGCGGTGTCTTGCTCTGGAAAGAGGCCAGGAATAAAAAAAGCTATACTGACAAACAAAAGCAGTTCCATCACAGGGTCACCATGTGGTATCTTGCCATTTCCTTCGGTCTTTTCCCTGCCACAGCCATTCTGTTCAGTGCAGAATTACTGATACCAAACGTTGAAAACCACGTTTTCCTGGTTAGGGCTGTGTTTTTCGTATCGTGGCTCGCGTTAAGTATAGCGGGGTTACTGCTGAAAACAGAATCCGGAATGACCTGGTTTTACCTGCTTGTTGGTGGGCTGTTTTCGGTTCTTGTCCCGCTTGCCAATGGATTTGTAACAGGTGACTGGATCTTTAATGCATGGTCGATGGGACTTTATTATACTGCCCTTACAGATGCATTTTGGGCTGGAACTGGTGTAATTTCCTTAATCCTGGCTACGTCAATTCGCCGAAGTTTCAAAAGATCATCCGGTGAATTTGGTGATGATACGAAACCACACGGGAACGTCACGAAGCATTTACATCGCATTTGA